The Glandiceps talaboti chromosome 9, keGlaTala1.1, whole genome shotgun sequence genome window below encodes:
- the LOC144440185 gene encoding uncharacterized protein LOC144440185 yields the protein MASKEQDHVMICYNWQHQTMAKRIKNELDHRGYKTWMDLNDMRGNINEVTANAIEAAGVVLLCVTRAFKESHNCKKETNYADETRKTIIPLKLEKNVVFDGWIGLIAGKEMRFDFSDPAMFNTTMNKLDAELALLGLKPGEGSQCSTCSMDTFDVEDVCHWLRGLKLTDKVISVFRENCVTGEELIEFTHEMLTGEDFGLTRYVAKKILDKRDQSYHGSTSGHQNPAKSSIKKGGIPTSVLIKASKEIPVKEWKFVGRELGLDDKTLDRIEKDNRDNVLEQVYKMLQQWSDSTPGASEQVLQDVLTRMEIYIKEDIEATTTGISPSKQDTGTKPKVKTVSSTLKPAVGQTKTYQSRPAVGQPKVTKKPTTGLPRKGTIRKFTGEGTQYGKLKNPRGLFHRNNGDFVLCDSENYRILVLDCELNCKSVIQFNSFDKSFFPIDVVVSNNDIFYITDFSNDSLVICTEKCKIIKVPQLTYQGECITPRAVCLSMGYIYITDWWNGCVYCIDGKSYKVIKSSHPLTGGGGWLYSICVNTKGHFMISDYVDHCIHILDKDLNKLTTLTHQLLQSPRGLCLDQFDNLYVCVGDNEEGKLLKFNSQGEFVSQIADSEVYDPWSIVVTDDIIAWTEFWGHCVKILYR from the exons ATGGCAAGTAAGGAACAAGATCACGTGATGATTTGTTACAACTGGCAACACCAGACGATGGCCAAACGTATCAAAAATGAACTTGACCACAGAGGATACAAGACATGGATGGATCTAAATGATATGAGAG GTAACATCAATGAAGTCACTGCAAATGCCATTGAAGCAGCTGGTGTTGTTCTGTTATGTGTCACAAGGGCCTTCAAGGAATCCCATAATTgcaaaaaagaaacaaactaTGCTGACGAGACAAGAAAAACTATCATACCTTTAAAGCTGGAAAAGAATGTGGTATTCG acGGTTGGATTGGTCTTATTGCTGGAAAGGAAATGAGATTTGATTTCTCAGATCCAGCAATGTTTAATACAACCATGAACAAACTTGATGCTGAGTTGGCATTGCTTGGTCTAAAACCTGGAGAAGGTAGTCAATGTAGTACATGCT CTATGGACACCTTTGATGTTGAGGATGTCTGTCATTGGCTACGAGGATTAAAACTAACAGACAAAGTCATATCTGTCTTCCGTGAAAACTGTGTTACTGGTGAAGAGCTTATTGAGTTCACACATGAAATGCTGACTGGTGAAGATTTTGGACTTACACGCTATGTTGCCAAAAAGATATTAGATAAAAGGGACCAGTCTTATCATGGTTCAACTAGTGGCCATCAAAATCCTGCAAAATCATCAATTAAGAAAG gAGGTATTCCAACATCAGTCCTGATCAAAGCCAGTAAGGAAATTCCAGTCAAAGAATGGAAGTTTGTTGGGAGAGAGCTTGGATTGGATGATAAAACACTGGATAGAATAGaaaaagataacagggataatGTACTGGAACAGGTGTACAAAATGCTGCAACAATGGAGTGACAGTACACCTGGAGCTTCTGAACAGGTGTTACAGGATGTCCTCACCAGAATGGAAATCTACATAAAGGAAGACATAG AAGCTACAACTACTGGTATCTCCCCAAGTAAACAGGATACTGGTACAAAGCCAAAGGTGAAAACTGTATCAAGTACTCTAAAACCAGCAGTAGGTCAAACAAAGACGTATCAATCAAGACCAGCAGTGGGTCAACCAAAAGTGACAAAGAAACCAACAACTG GATTACCCCGGAAAGGCACTATCCGTAAATTCACAGGTGAAGGAACACAGTATGGAAAACTTAAAAACCCTAGGGGACTATTCCATAGGAATAATGGAGACTTTGTTTTGTGTGATAGTGAAAATTATAGGATTTTAGTTTTGGACTGTGAATTGAATTGTAAAAGTGTAATTCAGTTCAATTCATTTGATAAGTCATTCTTTCCTATTGATGTCGTTGTGTCTAATAATGATATATTCTATATTACTGATTTCAGTAACGACAGTCTGGTGATTTGTACtgagaaatgtaaaattatcaaaGTTCCACAACTTACATATCAGGGTGAATGTATCACACCCAGGGCTGTATGTCTGTCAATGGGATACATCTATATTACAGATTGGTGGAATGgttgtgtatattgtatagatGGTAAATCCTACAAAGTTATTAAATCATCACATCCACtgactggtggtggtggttggctCTACTCTATCTGTGTAAATACAAAGGGTCACTTTATGATATCAGACTATGTCGatcattgtatacatatattggaTAAAGATTTAAACAAACTCACAACACTGACCCATCAACTCTTACAGTCCCCTAGAGGACTCTGTCTGGATCAGTTTGataatttgtatgtgtgtgttggtgATAACGAGGAAGGCAAACTGTTGAAATTTAATTCACAGGGTGAATTTGTGTCACAAATAGCTGACAGTGAAGTGTATGACCCATGGAGCATTGTTGTTACAGATGACATCATTGCATGGACAGAGTTTTGGGGTCACTGTGTAAAGATATTGTACCGTTAA